In Ciconia boyciana chromosome 3, ASM3463844v1, whole genome shotgun sequence, a genomic segment contains:
- the LGSN gene encoding lengsin isoform X2 produces the protein MNKKEDLTQQNTSESDNDEVDGNNICGFRKKKGVKGPTKHVPPLENEKMELSHTSKIPDPYPFQATTGCSEPPSPQPLQNLTGFPPVQKDRGGHDSSHTGSDVKEDVSGETREIQENADTGKGIIGKMHKEIGTPVETELPMGVQPARSAGKAGCAEAARGGDGSEKAESKQEERGEMEEKDVKFHVTKTGSLGSTVITQGSGTAESFRGAPDIPKRSLQELKNLLSESPLSDYEPNYSGKVGGTFSQKNSKPREKTADKQGRPFETFSPHFGEENRKYHSFHKEGVGQQSKPLLVLSSAGSDQQQPVGSDVDQLILRLPAASTHAEGMAPEIQFDSSAGHAASSREPDVNGLGSPTLLHLFSHIEFIKQQMARDNVQFVRFESVDLHGVSRSKTVPSRFFHEKAIHGVTMPRSYLELTLNPKDNELDYINATNFNCDIILNPDLSTFRILPWTEQTARVICDSFTVLGNPLMTSPRHIAKKQLSQLQDNGFSLHSAFTYEFCIYGITEVVNSKTISFPAATILNNHDQTFIQELIEGMYYAGANIESFSSSSGPGQMEITFHPAFGIDAADSAFTFRTGIKEVAKKYNYVASFFSESGFYNSGALSHSLWDLNGQKNLFSAGYGVEELSDIGKNWLSGLLAHTAAISCLVAPTTSCRKPYSKYSKESKETVNAKWAYNDNSCAFNVKCHGGKGTHIENKLSSATANPYLVLAATIAAGLDGIKRGLRYDDMLREENHTADLKHSSVPLKLEDALIALEKDSCIKEALGETFIRYFIAMKHYELETEEMDSERNKCLGYFI, from the exons ATGAACAAAAAGGAAGATCTTACTCAGCAG AACACATCTGAAAGTGACAATGATGAAGTTGATGGCAACAATATATGtggtttcagaaagaaaaagggagtcAAAGGTCCTACAAAGCATGTTCCTCCTTTAGAAAATGAGAAGATGGAGCTGTCCCACACCTCAAAAATCCCAGATCCTTATCCCTTTCAAGCAACCACTGGTTGCTCAGAGCCACCATCACCCCAGCCtcttcaaaacctgactggcTTTCCTCCAGTACAAAAGGACAGAGGGGGTCATGACAGTTCCCATACTGGCAGTGACGTGAAAGAAGACGTGTCTGGAGAAACACGAGAAATCCAGGAAAATGCTGACACTGGGAAAGGCATAATAGGAAAAATGCACAAGGAAATAGGTACACCAGTTGAAACGGAGCTGCCCATGGGCGTGCAACCTGCGAGGAGTGCAGGGAAAGCTGGGTGCGCAGAGGCAGCACGTGGGGGAGACGGCAGCGAGAAGGCAGAGAGTAAGCAAGAAGAACGGggtgaaatggaagaaaaagatgtcaAGTTTCATGTGACAAAGACGGGCTCCCTGGGCAGTACTGTAATCACACAAGGAAGTGGTACTGCAGAATCCTTCAGAGGGGCACCTGACATTCCTAAACGAAGTTTGCAAGAGTTGAAAAACCTGCTGAGTGAAAGTCCTCTGTCTGATTATGAGCCCAATTACAGTGGCAAGGTGGGTGGcactttttctcagaaaaattcGAAGCCCCGGGAGAAAACAGCTGACAAGCAGGGCAGACCCTTTGAGACTTTTAGTCCCCATTTTGGAGAGGAGAATCGAAAGTACCACAGCTTCCACAAGGAGGGAGTGGGGCAGCAGAGCAAACCTCTCCTGGTCCTCAGCTCCGCCGGATCTGATCAGCAGCAACCAGTGGGAAGCGACGTGGATCAACTTATTCTGAGACTACCGGCAGCTTCTACACATGCAGAAGGCATGGCTCCCGAGATTCAGTTTGACTCCTCTGCAGGCCACGCTG CATCCAGCAGAGAGCCTGATGTAAACGGCCTCGGAAGTCCAACTCTCCTTCACCTGTTCTCTCATATTGAATTTATTAAGCAGCAGATGGCCAGGGACAACGTACAGTTTGTCAGATTTGAATCAGTAGACCTCCATGGTGTGTCAAGATCAAAGACTGTTCCTTCTCGCTTTTTTCAC GAGAAAGCAATCCATGGTGTTACCATGCCCAGAAGTTATCTTGAGCTGACCCTGAATCCTAAAGATAATGAATTAGATTACATAAATGCAACCAATTTTAATTGTGACATAATCCTGAACCCTGATTTATCAACGTTTCGAATTCTGCCCTGGACTGAGCAGACTGCAAGAGTGATATGTGATTCCTTCACCGTGCTGGGCAACCCCCTAATGACCTCACCAAGGCACATTGCCAAGAAACAGCTGAGCCAGCTTCAGGACAATGGCTTTTCTCTACACTCCGCCTTCACTTatgaattttgtatttatgGCATTACTGAGGTTGTAAATTCGAAGACAATATCCTTTCCCGCAGCCACGATACTAAATAACCATGACCAGACTTTCATTCAGGAGCTCATTGAAGGAATGTATTATGCTGGTGCCAACattgaaagcttttcttcttccagtggGCCTGGGCAAATGGAGATCACTTTTCATCCAGCATTTGGCATAGATGCTGCTGACAGTGCCTTCACGTTTAGAACAGGCATTAAAGAGGTGGCTAAGAAGTATAACTATGTGGCTAGCTTTTTCTCAGAATCAGGATTCTACAATTCAGGGGCTCTCTCACATAGCCTGTGGGATTTGAATGGCCAGaagaatttgttttctgctggttATGGAGTTGAGGAGCTTTCAGATATTGGAAAAAATTGGTTATCAGGTCTCTTGGCACACACAGCAGCTATCAGCTGCTTGGTGGCTCCTACCACCAGCTGCCGTAAGCCTTATTCTAAATATAGTAAAGAATCAAAAGAGACTGTAAATGCAAAATGGGCATATAATGATAACAGCTGTGCCTTTAATGTCAAATGTCATGGTGGAAAAGGCACTCACATAGAGAATAAATTAAGTTCTGCTACAGCAAACCCCTACCTGGTGCTTGCTGCTACTATTGCTGCAGGTCTAGATGGAATAAAAAGAGGACTTAGGTATGATGATATGCTTCGAGAAGAAAATCACACTGCTGATCTGAAACATTCGTCAGTCCCTCTGAAACTAGAAGATGCTCTTATTGCACTCGAGAAAGATTCGTGCATTAAGGAAGCATTAGGTGAAACTTTTATCCGATATTTTATTGCCATGAAGCATTATGAGTTAGAAACTGAAGAAATGGATAGCGAAAGGAATAAATGCCTgggttattttatttag
- the LGSN gene encoding lengsin isoform X1, producing MQLVVVLHCHVLFHSCILFGCIFYCWLQNTSESDNDEVDGNNICGFRKKKGVKGPTKHVPPLENEKMELSHTSKIPDPYPFQATTGCSEPPSPQPLQNLTGFPPVQKDRGGHDSSHTGSDVKEDVSGETREIQENADTGKGIIGKMHKEIGTPVETELPMGVQPARSAGKAGCAEAARGGDGSEKAESKQEERGEMEEKDVKFHVTKTGSLGSTVITQGSGTAESFRGAPDIPKRSLQELKNLLSESPLSDYEPNYSGKVGGTFSQKNSKPREKTADKQGRPFETFSPHFGEENRKYHSFHKEGVGQQSKPLLVLSSAGSDQQQPVGSDVDQLILRLPAASTHAEGMAPEIQFDSSAGHAASSREPDVNGLGSPTLLHLFSHIEFIKQQMARDNVQFVRFESVDLHGVSRSKTVPSRFFHEKAIHGVTMPRSYLELTLNPKDNELDYINATNFNCDIILNPDLSTFRILPWTEQTARVICDSFTVLGNPLMTSPRHIAKKQLSQLQDNGFSLHSAFTYEFCIYGITEVVNSKTISFPAATILNNHDQTFIQELIEGMYYAGANIESFSSSSGPGQMEITFHPAFGIDAADSAFTFRTGIKEVAKKYNYVASFFSESGFYNSGALSHSLWDLNGQKNLFSAGYGVEELSDIGKNWLSGLLAHTAAISCLVAPTTSCRKPYSKYSKESKETVNAKWAYNDNSCAFNVKCHGGKGTHIENKLSSATANPYLVLAATIAAGLDGIKRGLRYDDMLREENHTADLKHSSVPLKLEDALIALEKDSCIKEALGETFIRYFIAMKHYELETEEMDSERNKCLGYFI from the exons atgcagctgGTGGTAGTACTCCATTGCCATGTTCTGTTTCATTCATGCATATTATTTGGTTGTATATTTTATTGCTGGTTACAGAACACATCTGAAAGTGACAATGATGAAGTTGATGGCAACAATATATGtggtttcagaaagaaaaagggagtcAAAGGTCCTACAAAGCATGTTCCTCCTTTAGAAAATGAGAAGATGGAGCTGTCCCACACCTCAAAAATCCCAGATCCTTATCCCTTTCAAGCAACCACTGGTTGCTCAGAGCCACCATCACCCCAGCCtcttcaaaacctgactggcTTTCCTCCAGTACAAAAGGACAGAGGGGGTCATGACAGTTCCCATACTGGCAGTGACGTGAAAGAAGACGTGTCTGGAGAAACACGAGAAATCCAGGAAAATGCTGACACTGGGAAAGGCATAATAGGAAAAATGCACAAGGAAATAGGTACACCAGTTGAAACGGAGCTGCCCATGGGCGTGCAACCTGCGAGGAGTGCAGGGAAAGCTGGGTGCGCAGAGGCAGCACGTGGGGGAGACGGCAGCGAGAAGGCAGAGAGTAAGCAAGAAGAACGGggtgaaatggaagaaaaagatgtcaAGTTTCATGTGACAAAGACGGGCTCCCTGGGCAGTACTGTAATCACACAAGGAAGTGGTACTGCAGAATCCTTCAGAGGGGCACCTGACATTCCTAAACGAAGTTTGCAAGAGTTGAAAAACCTGCTGAGTGAAAGTCCTCTGTCTGATTATGAGCCCAATTACAGTGGCAAGGTGGGTGGcactttttctcagaaaaattcGAAGCCCCGGGAGAAAACAGCTGACAAGCAGGGCAGACCCTTTGAGACTTTTAGTCCCCATTTTGGAGAGGAGAATCGAAAGTACCACAGCTTCCACAAGGAGGGAGTGGGGCAGCAGAGCAAACCTCTCCTGGTCCTCAGCTCCGCCGGATCTGATCAGCAGCAACCAGTGGGAAGCGACGTGGATCAACTTATTCTGAGACTACCGGCAGCTTCTACACATGCAGAAGGCATGGCTCCCGAGATTCAGTTTGACTCCTCTGCAGGCCACGCTG CATCCAGCAGAGAGCCTGATGTAAACGGCCTCGGAAGTCCAACTCTCCTTCACCTGTTCTCTCATATTGAATTTATTAAGCAGCAGATGGCCAGGGACAACGTACAGTTTGTCAGATTTGAATCAGTAGACCTCCATGGTGTGTCAAGATCAAAGACTGTTCCTTCTCGCTTTTTTCAC GAGAAAGCAATCCATGGTGTTACCATGCCCAGAAGTTATCTTGAGCTGACCCTGAATCCTAAAGATAATGAATTAGATTACATAAATGCAACCAATTTTAATTGTGACATAATCCTGAACCCTGATTTATCAACGTTTCGAATTCTGCCCTGGACTGAGCAGACTGCAAGAGTGATATGTGATTCCTTCACCGTGCTGGGCAACCCCCTAATGACCTCACCAAGGCACATTGCCAAGAAACAGCTGAGCCAGCTTCAGGACAATGGCTTTTCTCTACACTCCGCCTTCACTTatgaattttgtatttatgGCATTACTGAGGTTGTAAATTCGAAGACAATATCCTTTCCCGCAGCCACGATACTAAATAACCATGACCAGACTTTCATTCAGGAGCTCATTGAAGGAATGTATTATGCTGGTGCCAACattgaaagcttttcttcttccagtggGCCTGGGCAAATGGAGATCACTTTTCATCCAGCATTTGGCATAGATGCTGCTGACAGTGCCTTCACGTTTAGAACAGGCATTAAAGAGGTGGCTAAGAAGTATAACTATGTGGCTAGCTTTTTCTCAGAATCAGGATTCTACAATTCAGGGGCTCTCTCACATAGCCTGTGGGATTTGAATGGCCAGaagaatttgttttctgctggttATGGAGTTGAGGAGCTTTCAGATATTGGAAAAAATTGGTTATCAGGTCTCTTGGCACACACAGCAGCTATCAGCTGCTTGGTGGCTCCTACCACCAGCTGCCGTAAGCCTTATTCTAAATATAGTAAAGAATCAAAAGAGACTGTAAATGCAAAATGGGCATATAATGATAACAGCTGTGCCTTTAATGTCAAATGTCATGGTGGAAAAGGCACTCACATAGAGAATAAATTAAGTTCTGCTACAGCAAACCCCTACCTGGTGCTTGCTGCTACTATTGCTGCAGGTCTAGATGGAATAAAAAGAGGACTTAGGTATGATGATATGCTTCGAGAAGAAAATCACACTGCTGATCTGAAACATTCGTCAGTCCCTCTGAAACTAGAAGATGCTCTTATTGCACTCGAGAAAGATTCGTGCATTAAGGAAGCATTAGGTGAAACTTTTATCCGATATTTTATTGCCATGAAGCATTATGAGTTAGAAACTGAAGAAATGGATAGCGAAAGGAATAAATGCCTgggttattttatttag